The window TCTGTTTGCATTGGGCTTGTTGCTGGATCCTACATGGGAGGCTTTCTGAATGCCATAGCCCACACTGCTAACACCTTCCGCCTGAGTTTCTGTGGTAAAAATATCATTGACCATTTTTTTTGTGATGCACCACCATTGGTAAAAATGTCCTGTACCGACACTCGGGTCTATGAAAAAGTCCTTCTGGGTGTGGTTGGCTTCACTGTTCTCTCTAGCATTCTCGCCATCCTCATTTCCTACTTCAACATCCTCCTGGCCATCCTAAGGATCCATTCAGCCTCAGGAAGGCGCAAGGCATTCTCCACCTGTGCTTCCCACCTGGTCTCCGTCATGCTCTTCTATGGATCCTTGCTTTTCATGTATTCAAGACCCAGTTCCACCTACTCCCTGGAGAAAGACAAAGTGGCTGCTCTGTTTTACACTGTGTTAAACCCACTGCTCAACCCtctcatctacagcctgagaaaCAAAGATGTCAAAGAGGCCTTCAGGAA is drawn from Urocitellus parryii isolate mUroPar1 chromosome 4, mUroPar1.hap1, whole genome shotgun sequence and contains these coding sequences:
- the LOC113195128 gene encoding olfactory receptor 9G4 translates to MEVGNRTVLTEFILVGISSDPRWQPILFVIFLVLYLVTLSGNMTLVILIRIDSRLHTPMYFFIGSLSFLDFWYTSVYTPKILANCVSEDKRISLAGCGAQLFFSCVVAYTECYLLAAMSYDRHAAICNPLLYSGTMSASVCIGLVAGSYMGGFLNAIAHTANTFRLSFCGKNIIDHFFCDAPPLVKMSCTDTRVYEKVLLGVVGFTVLSSILAILISYFNILLAILRIHSASGRRKAFSTCASHLVSVMLFYGSLLFMYSRPSSTYSLEKDKVAALFYTVLNPLLNPLIYSLRNKDVKEAFRKATQIIRPQA